The Gemmatimonas aurantiaca T-27 DNA segment TTCTCGGTGCTTGTGGCTTCACCCGCCTCGGCGCAGGAGACGCGTGTCAGTGGCGTGGTACAGGTATCCACGACGCAGCGACCGCTCGCCGGTGCGGAAATCCTCGTCGCGGGTACGGCCCTGCAAGCGCGCACGGATTCGTTGGGCCGATTCGAGCTCGTTCCGGTGAAGCCGGGCCGCGTGCAGTTGGTTGTGCGTTCCCTCGGCCACCGCGAACACCTTCGTGAGCTCGAGGTGCCCGTGCACGGCGTGGAAGGCCTCGTGGTCCTGCTCGAGCCCATCACCGAACTGCAACGGGTCGAGACTCGCGCCGATCCCCTCGCGGGTAAGCCCAATCTGCGGGCGTTCGAAGAGCGAAAGAAGTTCGGGACCGGACGCTTCCTCGATTCCACGCAGCTCGGTTATCCGGATCCGTTGCTGTGGAATACGCTGCTGACGCAACGCATCCCCGGACTGCGGCAGATCGCGGTTGGCAGCAAACGTGTGTACGCCTCTTCACGCGGCGCGGTGTCGATCAACCAGATGCCGCGCGGAGACATGATCGACCGGGGCAACCGAGCCCCGGTGGCGTGTTACATCGCAATCATCGTGGACGGCATTCGCCTCTATTCGAGCGGGCCCGACGAAACGTTGCTGGACATCAATCGAATGGGTCTCGGTCGGGTCCTCGCGGCGGAGTATTACTCGGTCTCTCAACTACCTCCGGAATTCAATCGCAGTGGCACCGCTCCCTGTGGCACGCTGGTACTCTGGACGCAATACTGACCGTAGGCGGGGCGGACATGGAAGCTGGTTGACGCGATGCGTCGAGCCCATTCGATTTCAGACATGTACGCACTCGCCCTCATCCGCTATCGCCGCCCGTTCGAAGAGGTGGCACCACATGTCGACGAGCATCGCGCCTATCTGCGCGAGCTCAAGGCCCAGGGACTGCTCATTGCGTCCGGCCCCTTTGATCCGCGCTCCGGCGGCGGCCTGCTGCTGCGGGTCCCCGACGATGATGTGCACGGTTCACTCGATCGCATTCGTGATGGCGACCCGTTCGTCAAACACTCGGTGGCCCAGTATGAACTGCTGCCGTGGGCACCGGTGATCGGCAAGGAAGACCTGGATCGATTGTAAGGCCCACCAACAGAACGCCCCCCGCGAGACGAACTCGCGGGGGGCGTTTGTACTTCCCCGGGCCTGAAGCCGACTACTTCTTGATCGGCACGAGGCGGATCTGCCCCTGCGCTTCACGCGCCTTCAGCACCGCCATCACCTGATCCATCGGCAGCGGCGTGAACTCACCGCTCAGGAAGTCGCGCAGTTCGAGCGCAGTGACACCCTTGCGGAGGAGCAGACCCAACTCGGCGTTGAATTCGTCGGGGAGCTGCGGGCCACCGGCACCGCCAACACCACGCGCACCACCACCAGGACCGCCCGGTCCGCCGGGACCACCAGCAGCCGGTGCATTGGCCGCGGTGGGCAGTTCCACGCGCAGCAGCGCTGCGGCCTTCTCATCGGCGCTGAGCACCGGCTCGGTGGCCGGGACGTTGCGCTGCAAGGCCTGGAGCTGGTACGCCGCCTTCACTTCGTTGAGCAACGACGCCGCACGCTGATCGAGCAGCGGCAGGAAGCCGGCAATGCGCTTGGCGCCAGCCGTCGTATCCGTCCACAGCACCACCGCCGAACGCACCACGGCCTTTTCGATCGTTGTCTGGTGACGAATCGCGTTACGGGCTTCCGCATAGGCGCGCGTGAGCGTCGGGCCGTCCTTCGCATCGGCCATGTACCCCAGCCCCTTCACATGGCTTTCGCCCATGCGACCGAGACCGCGGCCGAGGTTCTCCTGCACCACACGGGCCGCCATCTCTTCGGTGCCAGCCGACAACACCGATCCGGCCCCGAGGGCCACCGCGGCCGCACGCTTGTACTGCGTCGGATCCTGCTTGTCCGGCGTGTCTTCGCTGGAGTGATACCACATGTCGGGCCACGTGATGAACATGACGGCCGGCACGCCGTTGCTCATGTACGCCACGTGATCGCTGGACCCGTAGTGTTTGTCGATCTTGATGTAGAACGCGTCCTTGCTGCCACGCACCGACTCCACCGGCTGGGTGG contains these protein-coding regions:
- a CDS encoding carboxypeptidase regulatory-like domain-containing protein, coding for MILRSVLKVLVLTAGISAFSVLVASPASAQETRVSGVVQVSTTQRPLAGAEILVAGTALQARTDSLGRFELVPVKPGRVQLVVRSLGHREHLRELEVPVHGVEGLVVLLEPITELQRVETRADPLAGKPNLRAFEERKKFGTGRFLDSTQLGYPDPLLWNTLLTQRIPGLRQIAVGSKRVYASSRGAVSINQMPRGDMIDRGNRAPVACYIAIIVDGIRLYSSGPDETLLDINRMGLGRVLAAEYYSVSQLPPEFNRSGTAPCGTLVLWTQY
- a CDS encoding YciI family protein, with the translated sequence MYALALIRYRRPFEEVAPHVDEHRAYLRELKAQGLLIASGPFDPRSGGGLLLRVPDDDVHGSLDRIRDGDPFVKHSVAQYELLPWAPVIGKEDLDRL